TCCACAGACGCTGCAGGCTGGCGCGCTCGCCAGCAAGCAGGGGCAGGCCGGGTTCCAGTGCGACATTGACCGCGATATCCCGCGCGCGGGCCTGATCGCGCAGGGCATACCGCGTGGCGCGCGCGAGCACGGCTGGGGAGATTACATCTTCATCTTGCGCGGGGGGCGCCTGCTGCAATTCGGCGCGTCCCGAGAGCCCGCAGCGCAAGACAGACATGGCGAGGCCTGCGGCGGCAAGAAGAACAATCCCTACCACGGAAAACTGGAGGTCGTGATTTGCTCCGGGCAGGATTATCAGCAGCAGCGACCAGACCAGACCAAGCAGCGCGCCGGCGGCCACAAGCCAGCCGAGCAGCGGCCGGCCATTCCCCGCAGGGGACGTTGCCGTTGCGATGCGGCGACAGATGATGAGCTGAAGACCCTTGGCGATGAAGACGCCGGCCAGCCAAAGCAGGGCTTCGGTGGAGCGGCCGGCGAGCGCAGCCAGAAACATCCCGATCAGGGCCAGCGCGGGTGTCGTCCAGCCCCAACGCAACTGATCGGCGGCGAACAGCGGAAGCCAGACCTTCCCGCGAATGGTGGCCATGGGCGCCGGTGGCTCAGCCGCAAGAGCCGGAAGGTTAATCCGGTGAACCGCGGATGGCTTGGACGGGTGCTCAGCTGTCATCTGGATAAATCGAGGGCGCAGGCCCAGTTGGGCTTGTTTGTCATTGATGGCTCGGAACCCGAATGGCTGATGGGCATGCCGGCCGATCGCGATGCCCCCATCACGATCAGCGCGTGCCGTATGGGCATGCTAGGGCTGAGGGGATTAAGAAGCGCTTCCCGGAGCTGGTTAACGAAGTAACATCAATTTCATTCGTATTTTCGGCAGCTGAGCAATGAAGCAGGGACTCCATGAAGCTTTATGAGGAGGGCAGGGCGCCCAATCCCCGCCGCGTGCGCGTTTTTCTCGCCGAGAAGGCCATCACGGTCGAGCGCGTCCAGGTCGACATCAATGCCAAGGAGCATTTCACGGAAGAGATGCTCAGGCTTAACCCTATCGGACGGCTGCCCTTCCTGGTCCTTGACGACGGCCGCGTGATCGCCGAGACGATCGCCATCTGCCGCTATTTCGAGGAGCTCCATCCCGAGCCCGTTCTGTTCGGCCGGGATCCTTTCGAGAAGGCCATGGTCGAGATGTGGCAGCGACGGGTCGAGCAGCGCCTCTTGGACCCGGTGGCCCAGGCGTTCCGCCATACCCATCCGAAAATGGCGCCCCTCGAGCAGCCGCAGATTCCAGCGTGGGGCGAGGCAAACCGCGACAAGGCCGCTTGGATGCTGGACTTTTTGAACCGCGAGATGGAACATCGGCCCTTCATTGCCGGCGACCGATTCTCGGTGGCCGATATCACGGCCCTGGTCGCGGTCGATTTCATGAAACTCGCCAAATTGGCGCTGACCGAGCAGCATCCGCATTTGAAAGACTGGCATGACCGCGTCTCCGCACGGCCAAGCGCCAAGGCCTGAACCCATTTTTGTGCTTCCGAGGCATCGATGAAGGTCACGTTCGTCGGAACCGGCGATGCCTTCGGCAGCGGCGGGCGGTTCAACACCTGCTTTCATCTGGAGACCGCCACCGCGACCGTGCTGGTGGACTGCGGCGCGTCGTCGCTGGTCGCCATGAACCGGCTCAATATCGATCCCAACCCGATCGGTGCGATCATCCTGAGCCACCTGCATGGCGATCATTTCGGCGGACTGCCCTTCTTCCTGCTGGAATGCCAGTTCGTCACCCGGCGCACGGAGCCGTTGACCATCGTGGGCCCCCCGGGCATGGAGGTACGGGTGAGGGCGCTATGCGAGGCCATGTTCCCTGGTTCGAGCACCGCCAACCGCCGTTTCGCGGTCCACTATGTGGAAATCGCGCCGGGCAGCCGGCCGCGCGATATCTGCGGCATCGGGGTCGAGAGCCGCGAGGTGATCCATCCGTCGGGTGCTCCGGCCACGGCGTTGCGGCTGGAATGCGGCGGCAAGGTCTTCGCCTATTCCGGCGACACGGAGTGGACGGACGCGCTATACGCGATTGCGCGGGATGCGGACCTGTTCGTGTGCGAGTGCTACGCTCACGACCAGGACGTGCCCTATCACCTCAGCTACAAGACGCTGCTCGCGCGGCGGGACAGGTTCGGCGCACGCCGCATGATGCTGACCCATATGGGCCGCGACGTGCTCGCCAAGCGCAACGAGATCACCTTCGAAATGGCCGAGGATGGCGGTGTGGTCACCCTCTGACGGCGGCCTCGGCCTGATCGCCCGTGCCATCCTGGCAGCAGCTCTCATCCTGGGCTTGGCGGCTGGCGGGCTTACGGCCTGCGCGCCCCAGCTGCAGCTGCGCGCCGATATCCGCCTCGAGCCGCATCTGGAAAAGGACGCGGCCGTCATGGCGGATGGCTATCGCCTGCCGCTTACGACCTGGGCCGCCAAGCGCCCCAAGGCAGTGATGATCGCCGTGCACGGGTTCAACGCCTATAGCGGCGACTTCGCCCTGGCTGCGCCCTGGTTCGCGAAGCGTGGCGTCACGGTTTACGCCTATGACCAGCGCAGCTTCGGGAAAACCGCGCAACGGGGCATCTGGCCGGGCAGCGACGTGCTGGTCGATGACCTCAAGACGGTGACAGCCCTTATCAAAGCGCAGCATCCCAAGCTGCCGGTCTATGTGATGGGCATGTCCATGGGTGGGGCGGTCACCATGGTGGCGCTCAGCCAGGGGCTGGACGCAGCCGGAGCGATCCTGGTGGCGCCCGCGATCTGGGGCTGGCAGGCCATGAACCCGCTCTACAAATCTGCCCTTTGGCTTGTCGCGCACACGGCGCCGGCAGCCACCGCGACCGGCAGCGGGCTGGACATCTGGCCCACCGACAATATCGACGTGCTGCGCGCGATGGGCAAAGACGAGCTCTATATCCGCGAGACCCGGTTCGATTCGGTCTACGGCCTGGTCACGCTCATGGACGAGGCCTATTCCATAGCCCCCAGGCTGAAGACGCCGCTGCTCTATCTCTATGGCGCCAATGACCAGCTGGTGCCGAAGGGCCCAACCGCCGCGGTCATGGCCTCGCTGCGCGGGCCGCGCACCCTGGCTTACTATGACCAGGGCTGGCACATGCTGCTGCACGACAAGCAGCGGGAGACCGTCTACCGCGACATCCTCAGCTGGATCGAAAATCACGCTGCGCCGTTGCCCTCGGGCCGCGAATTGCCGCCCGGCTCGGTGGCCGAGCGCGTCAGATAGCTTGACCCGGCGAATTCATAACTATAAAAGTTGGAAATAGGGGCGCAGTTGCCGCACGATGAGCCTGCGAGTGGCAGGGCACCGAGTGGCGGGCCAACCGAGCGGCGAGCCACCCAGAGGCGAGCCCTCGGACGGTTCACCGCCGAGCGGCTATCGGCGCAAGTGTCAGGGAAGGCTGCCGCACATGAATATGATTGCCAGGTTGTCGACCGAGGAGGAGCGGAGGCGGCTCGAGGTTCTTGTTCCCAGCAAGGACATCTTGCGCGCCTCGGGTCAGGTGCAGTCCCTCAGCCGTGCGCTCAAGCTGCTCAACTCCCTGTCGCATCACCCGCAGGGCCTGTCGCTCAGCGAGGTTGCCCACGAGGTGGGCCTGCCCACATCCACCGCCCACCGCCTGCTCACCACCTTGCAAAACGAGCGCTATGTGCGGTTCGACCAGGAGCGGTCCACCTGGCTGATCGGGGTGCAATCGTTCCGCGTCGGCTCGGCTTTCGTGCGCTCGCGCGATCTCGTGTCCATGGCGCGGCCGTTCATGCGGCGGCTGATGGAGCAGGCGGGCGAGACCGTCAATCTCGCCATTCACGATCGGAGCGAGGTGGTCTATCTCGCCCAGGTCGAATGCCAGAAGATGATGCGCGCGGTCGTGGGCCCAGGTGGGCGGACGCTGCTGCATTCTTCCGCCTGCGGCAAGGTGCTGATGGCCCATCTCAAGGAGAGCGATGCCTGCCGCATCCTCATGGGTCAGGAACTCAGGCGAGAGACGCCGAACACGCTCACCACCATTGACGCTCTGCGCCGGGAGATGGCGGCGATCCGCAGCCGGGGCTATGCCATCGACAACGAGGAGACGGCGGTCGGGCTGCGCTGCATCGCCAGCGTGATCTGCGACGAGCACGGCGCGCCGCTGGCCGCTCTGTCCGTCTCGGGGCCGAGCGCACGTCTCACCGATGGCCGGCTTGCCGGTCTTGGGCTTGCGGTGAAGACGATTGCAGCCGAGATTACGGCCGAGGTCGGCGGGCGCTCCGTGTAATATAGAGGGTCAGCGCCGACCCGTGACAAAGCAACGGGCCGATGACTGACATCACCAAAGACCAGGTGCTCGCGCAGCTTGCCAAGGTGCGCGGGCCGGACCTCACCAGCAATATCGTTGCCTTGGGGCTCGTCTCGGAAATCGTCATCCGTGACGGCACGGTGACTTTCGCCTTGAGCATCGATCCGGCACGGGCCCGCGAGATGGAGGCCTTGCGCCAGGCGGCGGAGAAGGCTGTGAGCCAGCTCAGTGGCGTGAAGCAGGTGATGGTGGCGCTCACGGCGGAGGCCCCCTCCGGCACCAGGCCAGCCGCCCCGCCGCAACCGCCCGCCGCAGGCGCCCGTACGGTCAATCCGCCGCCATTCTCGCCCCGCCCAGGCGCTCCTGCCCGAACGGGCGGCGCCACGGCCGGCGCGCCGGGCCAGCGGCCAGCGCGGCAAGGTGGCGCCGTGCCCGGCATCAGCCACATCATCGCGGTGGCGTCAGGCAAGGGCGGGGTGGGCAAGTCGACCATGGCGGTCAACCTCGCCCTGGCGCTGAAGGCCAACGGCCTCAGGGTCGGCCTGCTGGATGCGGACATCTACGGACCGTCCATGCCACGGCTGCTCGGCATCACCGGCAAGCCGCGCTCCGCCGGCGGCCGCACCCTGCTTCCCATGGAAGGTCATGGACTGAAGGTGATGTCCATGGGCTTCCTGGTCGAAGAGGAGACCCCGATGGTCTGGCGGGGGCCGATGGTGATGTCGGCGCTAACCCAGATGCTGCGCGAGGTCGCGTGGGGCGAGCTGGACATCCTGGTGGTGGACATGCCGCCCGGAACCGGCGATGCCCAACTGACCATGGCGCAGCAGGTGCCGCTCGCCGGCGCCGTCATCGTGTCGACCCCTCAGGATCTCGCTTTGATCGACGCTCGCAAAGGACTGAACATGTTCCGCAAGGTGGACGTGCCGGTCTTGGGCCTTATCGAGAACATGAGCTATTTCATCTGCCCTAAATGCGGCGAGCGGTCGGAGATCTTCGGCCATGGCGGCGCGCGGGAAGAAGCGCACAGGCTGGGCGTGCCGTTCCTCGGCGAGGTACCGCTCGATATGGCCGTGCGCGAGCGCTCCGACGCAGGTCAGCCCATTGTCGTCTCCGCGCCCGAGAGCGTGCATGCCCAGATCTTTGGGCAGATCGCCCGGGAGGTCTGGTCGCAAATCACCGAGGGCCGCGCCAGCCAGGGCCGCAAGGCACCGCGCATCATCATCGAGTGAGGCATTAAGATGCTCATCGATCCCGCAACTTTGGCCGCCTTCGGGCTTGCGTGTCTTGCGGTCTACGTCGCGCCCGGTGCGGACATGGCCTATATCGGCGGCACGGCCATGTCCGGCGGCTTGCGCCGTGGTCTGTGGGCAGCGCTCGGCACGGTGACCGGCGTGGCCGTCCAGGCCTTCGCCACCGCCTTCGGCGTCGTGGCGCTGTTCGTGGCGTCCCCCATCCTGTTCGAAGCGGTGCGCTGGGCGGGTGTGGCCTATCTCGCCTATCTCGGCGTCCGCATGCTCATGTCCGCCAGCCAGACGCGTCTGACCCAAATTGGGACAGTGCAGCCGTTGCACCTCATGGCCAAGGGCGCGGCCATCAATCTGCTGAACCCCAAAATCTCGCTGTTCTTCCTTGCCTTTCTGCCGCAATTCGCCGATCCCGGCCGCGGGTCCATGACCAGGCAGCTCTTGATCCTGGGCGGGCTGTTCACCGCCGGCGCGCTTGTCTGGTGCCTCTTTCAGGCCTATGCCTTTGCCCGTGCGGGACATTGGCTCGCCGCCCGGCCGCGTCTTCAGCTGTGGCAGGAGCGGGCGACAGGGGGCGCCATGCTGGTTTTCGCCGGCATGCTGGCTGCCTCCGGCGTCCGCCGTTGATCTGTCGAGGGGATGCTTGATGAGTGCACCGAAGACCCTGCTGCAAATGGCCGGCGCGCAGCTTGCGCCGCCCGAGCTCGCCAACAGCACCCTGGTGCTGATCGATTATCAGAATGAATATCAATCCGGCGCCCTGCCGCTGGCCGGGATCAACGAAGCCGTCGATGCCGCGGCCGCCCTGCTGATCAAGGCGCGTGCTGCCGGCGCCCGCATCATTCACGTGGCCCATAAGGGCAAGGCGGGCGGCCTGTTCGACCGGGACGCGGCACGAGGACAGATCATTCGCGACCTCGCGCCGGCTCCTGGCGAGATCGTCATCGAGAAGCCGCTGCCCAATGCCTTCGCCAAGACATCGCTTGGCGAAGTGCTGCAGCAGGACGGGCAACGCCCTCTGGTGGTCGCCGGCTTCATGACTCACATGTGCCTGAGCTCCACCGTGCGCGCGGCGCTCGACCTGGGTTATGCCACCACCGTGGTGGAGTCTGCCTGTGCGTCGCGCGACCTGCCCGATATGGACGGCGAAACGGTGAGCGGGCACCTGGTCCACCGCGTCGCCCTGGCGGAGCTTGCCGACCGGTTCGCGCTGGTGGTCAGGGATGCCGGGGCTTTTCGTGAGGCTTAGCGAACATCCAGCACGGAGGTGCGGGCATCGCGCACCACCGCATAGGAAACCGAGCCCTTGAACACCCGCTGCAGGCGGGTGCGTCCCTCGTCCGACACCACGATGAGCTTGTGGCTCGAACC
This window of the Rhodoligotrophos defluvii genome carries:
- a CDS encoding IclR family transcriptional regulator; the protein is MNMIARLSTEEERRRLEVLVPSKDILRASGQVQSLSRALKLLNSLSHHPQGLSLSEVAHEVGLPTSTAHRLLTTLQNERYVRFDQERSTWLIGVQSFRVGSAFVRSRDLVSMARPFMRRLMEQAGETVNLAIHDRSEVVYLAQVECQKMMRAVVGPGGRTLLHSSACGKVLMAHLKESDACRILMGQELRRETPNTLTTIDALRREMAAIRSRGYAIDNEETAVGLRCIASVICDEHGAPLAALSVSGPSARLTDGRLAGLGLAVKTIAAEITAEVGGRSV
- a CDS encoding MBL fold metallo-hydrolase, whose amino-acid sequence is MKVTFVGTGDAFGSGGRFNTCFHLETATATVLVDCGASSLVAMNRLNIDPNPIGAIILSHLHGDHFGGLPFFLLECQFVTRRTEPLTIVGPPGMEVRVRALCEAMFPGSSTANRRFAVHYVEIAPGSRPRDICGIGVESREVIHPSGAPATALRLECGGKVFAYSGDTEWTDALYAIARDADLFVCECYAHDQDVPYHLSYKTLLARRDRFGARRMMLTHMGRDVLAKRNEITFEMAEDGGVVTL
- a CDS encoding alpha/beta hydrolase, with the protein product MWSPSDGGLGLIARAILAAALILGLAAGGLTACAPQLQLRADIRLEPHLEKDAAVMADGYRLPLTTWAAKRPKAVMIAVHGFNAYSGDFALAAPWFAKRGVTVYAYDQRSFGKTAQRGIWPGSDVLVDDLKTVTALIKAQHPKLPVYVMGMSMGGAVTMVALSQGLDAAGAILVAPAIWGWQAMNPLYKSALWLVAHTAPAATATGSGLDIWPTDNIDVLRAMGKDELYIRETRFDSVYGLVTLMDEAYSIAPRLKTPLLYLYGANDQLVPKGPTAAVMASLRGPRTLAYYDQGWHMLLHDKQRETVYRDILSWIENHAAPLPSGRELPPGSVAERVR
- a CDS encoding cysteine hydrolase family protein, yielding MSAPKTLLQMAGAQLAPPELANSTLVLIDYQNEYQSGALPLAGINEAVDAAAALLIKARAAGARIIHVAHKGKAGGLFDRDAARGQIIRDLAPAPGEIVIEKPLPNAFAKTSLGEVLQQDGQRPLVVAGFMTHMCLSSTVRAALDLGYATTVVESACASRDLPDMDGETVSGHLVHRVALAELADRFALVVRDAGAFREA
- a CDS encoding glutathione S-transferase family protein codes for the protein MKLYEEGRAPNPRRVRVFLAEKAITVERVQVDINAKEHFTEEMLRLNPIGRLPFLVLDDGRVIAETIAICRYFEELHPEPVLFGRDPFEKAMVEMWQRRVEQRLLDPVAQAFRHTHPKMAPLEQPQIPAWGEANRDKAAWMLDFLNREMEHRPFIAGDRFSVADITALVAVDFMKLAKLALTEQHPHLKDWHDRVSARPSAKA
- a CDS encoding LysE family translocator, whose protein sequence is MLIDPATLAAFGLACLAVYVAPGADMAYIGGTAMSGGLRRGLWAALGTVTGVAVQAFATAFGVVALFVASPILFEAVRWAGVAYLAYLGVRMLMSASQTRLTQIGTVQPLHLMAKGAAINLLNPKISLFFLAFLPQFADPGRGSMTRQLLILGGLFTAGALVWCLFQAYAFARAGHWLAARPRLQLWQERATGGAMLVFAGMLAASGVRR
- the apbC gene encoding iron-sulfur cluster carrier protein ApbC, coding for MTDITKDQVLAQLAKVRGPDLTSNIVALGLVSEIVIRDGTVTFALSIDPARAREMEALRQAAEKAVSQLSGVKQVMVALTAEAPSGTRPAAPPQPPAAGARTVNPPPFSPRPGAPARTGGATAGAPGQRPARQGGAVPGISHIIAVASGKGGVGKSTMAVNLALALKANGLRVGLLDADIYGPSMPRLLGITGKPRSAGGRTLLPMEGHGLKVMSMGFLVEEETPMVWRGPMVMSALTQMLREVAWGELDILVVDMPPGTGDAQLTMAQQVPLAGAVIVSTPQDLALIDARKGLNMFRKVDVPVLGLIENMSYFICPKCGERSEIFGHGGAREEAHRLGVPFLGEVPLDMAVRERSDAGQPIVVSAPESVHAQIFGQIAREVWSQITEGRASQGRKAPRIIIE